DNA from Bacillus sp. Marseille-P3661:
CGTCAATCAATTACAAACCCAAATACTATTCAGTCTATTAAGCGTCATATGGGTACTACACACAAAGAAGAAATTGAAGGAAAACAATATACACCACAAGAAATTTCAGCTATTATTTTGCAACACTTGAAGTCATATGCTGAGGAATACCTAGGAGAAAAGGTAACTAAAGCTGTTATTACAGTGCCAGCATACTTCAACGATGCAGAACGTCAAGCTACAAAAGATGCGGGTAAAATTGCCGGATTAGAGGTAGAACGCATTATTAACGAGCCGACTGCAGCTGCATTAGCATATGGATTGGATAAAGAAGATGAAAATCAAACAATTCTTGTTTATGACTTGGGCGGCGGAACATTCGACGTATCAATTCTAGAACTTGGTGACGGAATTTTTGAAGTAAAATCAACAGCTGGAGATAATCGTCTTGGTGGAGATGATTTCGACCAAGTAGTAATCGATCACCTTGTAGCGGAATTCAAAAAAGAAAACGGCATCGATTTATCTAAAGACAAAATGGCTTTACAACGCTTAAAAGATGCTGCTGAAAAAGCAAAGAAAGACCTTTCAGGGGTAACTTCTACACAAATTTCATTACCATTTATTACAGCTGGAGAATCAGGACCATTGCATTTAGAGCTTAACTTAACACGTGCTAAGTTTGAAGAACTATCATCACATCTAGTTGATCGTACTATGGGACCGGTTCGCCAAGCAATTCAAGATGCTGGTATTTCTAAGAGTGAAATTGATAAAGTTATCTTAGTTGGAGGTTCAACTCGTATTCCTGCTGTAGTAGAAGCGATTAAAAAAGAAACTGGAAAAGATCCACATAAAGGTGTAAACCCAGATGAAGTTGTTGCTCTAGGTGCCGCTGTTCAAGGTGGGGTTCTTACCGGGGATGTAAAGGATGTAGTTTTACTTGATGTAACTCCGCTTTCACTAGGAATCGAAACTATGGGTGGCGTGTTTACAAAGTTAATTGAACGTAATACTACAATCCCAACAAGTAAGTCACAAGTGTTTTCAACAGCTGCTGACAATCAAACTGCAGTAGATATTCATGTTCTTCAAGGTGAACGTCCAATGGCAGCAGATAATAAAACATTAGGTCGATTCCAATTAACTGATATTCCACCGGCACCTCGTGGAATTCCACAAATTGAAGTATCATTTGATATTGATGCTAATGGTATTGTAAATGTTCGTGCAACAGATAAAGGTACTGGTAAAGAACAATCTATCACTATTCAATCTTCTACCACATTATCGGATGAAGAAATTGATAGAATGGTTAAAGAAGCAGAAACAAATGCAGATGCCGACCAAAAACGCAAAGAAGAAGCGGAACTTCGAAACGAATCTGATCAATTAGTGTTCCAAACTGAGAAAACATTGAAAGATCTAGGAGATAAAGTTGATGCAGCTGAAATTGCAAAGGCTGAAGAAGCGAAGGATGCCTTAAAGCAAGCGATCGAGAAAAATGATTTAGAAGAAATGCGTGCAAAAAAAGACGCATTACAAGAAATTGTTCAACAGTTATCTGTAAAGCTTTATGAGCAAGCTGCTCAACAAGCACAAGCTGCACAGGGAGCTGGCGCAGACGCAGCTGGTGCTAAAGATGATAATGTTGTCGATGCAGAATTCACTGAAGTTGACGATGAGGAAGTAAAGAAATAAAACACAACTTTCTAGGATAGCGCTAATCTATGAAAGTGTGAGAAGATGGTCAAAGTCAGGCCTGTCTTGGCTTTGGCCTTTTTTTGAAAGATAAAGAAAGTATATAATATTTTATGTACTTGTCTAGTTCGAGCGCCTAGCCCCTCGGGGTCAAAGACGCACGGGATTCGCTAATTCGGC
Protein-coding regions in this window:
- the dnaK gene encoding molecular chaperone DnaK, with the protein product MSKIIGIDLGTTNSCVAVMEGGEPKVIPNPEGNRTTPSVVAFKNGERQVGEVAKRQSITNPNTIQSIKRHMGTTHKEEIEGKQYTPQEISAIILQHLKSYAEEYLGEKVTKAVITVPAYFNDAERQATKDAGKIAGLEVERIINEPTAAALAYGLDKEDENQTILVYDLGGGTFDVSILELGDGIFEVKSTAGDNRLGGDDFDQVVIDHLVAEFKKENGIDLSKDKMALQRLKDAAEKAKKDLSGVTSTQISLPFITAGESGPLHLELNLTRAKFEELSSHLVDRTMGPVRQAIQDAGISKSEIDKVILVGGSTRIPAVVEAIKKETGKDPHKGVNPDEVVALGAAVQGGVLTGDVKDVVLLDVTPLSLGIETMGGVFTKLIERNTTIPTSKSQVFSTAADNQTAVDIHVLQGERPMAADNKTLGRFQLTDIPPAPRGIPQIEVSFDIDANGIVNVRATDKGTGKEQSITIQSSTTLSDEEIDRMVKEAETNADADQKRKEEAELRNESDQLVFQTEKTLKDLGDKVDAAEIAKAEEAKDALKQAIEKNDLEEMRAKKDALQEIVQQLSVKLYEQAAQQAQAAQGAGADAAGAKDDNVVDAEFTEVDDEEVKK